The following coding sequences are from one Paenibacillus sp. FSL R5-0912 window:
- the hrpB gene encoding ATP-dependent helicase HrpB, giving the protein MKQLPIMQVLPDLKRILRDTTAAILIAEPGAGKTTGTPPAFLDEPWLAGKTILMLEPRRLAARSAAAYMASCLGETVGQTVGYRMRMDTRVGRNTRIVVVTEGVLTRMLQSDPSLGDVGLVIFDEYHERSLHADLGLALTLEAQSVLREDLRILVMSATLDGERVSALLGGAPVVHCPGRTYPVETVYVPGPEKIYPEIAAAAAVRRALAEQPGDVLVFLPGEREIRRTEQELASCGLPEGTVLRPLYGQLPQQMQDEAVAAAVPGERKVVLATSIAETSLTIQGVRTVIDTGLRRTQVFSPRTGMPRLTTVPVSKASADQRRGRAGRTAPGVCYRLWSREEHDRLPDDNVPEIMETDLAQLALELALWGVPGPGALAWLDAPPAAPYAQATALLRQLGALDAGGAITPHGRSMAALGAHPRIAHMLLRAADLAAAPLAALLAALLQERDLFKGPAALSSDLTLRVEALLGSGRSAAGGGADPAALRAVQRESRNFLAQLQAAPGGPPDNISLSGLLLSFAYPDRIGQKRGDGAFLLSGGRGAAMREGQPLARSPYIVAPGVDDRAGQSRIMLAAELSEQDLLKHHADSLLEEREVYWDSESGSVKARRVTRLGALILKETTHERATPEETERVLLKVIAAEGLERLPWEKGTIQLRQRMGFLHALRADFPDMSDAALCGTLDEWLAPYIHGMRNLRDLQRVNLTQALESMLDWNSRQTLNKEAPTHITVPSGSRIPLDYSNPGSPVLAVRLQEMFGQTDTPRIGGGKIPVLLHLLSPARRPMQVTSDLASFWQGTYFEVKKDLKGRYPKHYWPDDPLQAIPTNRTRPSK; this is encoded by the coding sequence ATGAAGCAGCTTCCAATTATGCAGGTGCTCCCTGACCTGAAAAGAATACTTAGAGATACTACTGCGGCAATACTGATCGCCGAGCCGGGAGCGGGTAAGACAACAGGGACCCCTCCGGCTTTTTTGGACGAGCCTTGGCTCGCCGGTAAAACCATTCTCATGCTGGAGCCCAGACGTCTAGCAGCCCGTTCGGCGGCGGCTTATATGGCTTCCTGTCTCGGTGAAACGGTCGGCCAGACGGTCGGATACCGGATGCGGATGGATACCAGGGTCGGCAGGAATACGCGTATCGTTGTAGTTACAGAAGGCGTGTTAACTAGAATGCTGCAAAGCGATCCTTCGCTCGGTGATGTCGGACTCGTGATCTTCGATGAATATCATGAGCGGAGCCTGCATGCTGATCTGGGGCTGGCGCTGACGCTCGAAGCACAGAGTGTACTGCGGGAGGATCTGCGCATTCTGGTGATGTCGGCGACACTGGATGGTGAGCGGGTATCGGCTCTGCTTGGCGGGGCGCCGGTAGTCCATTGTCCGGGACGGACTTATCCGGTTGAAACGGTGTATGTACCGGGCCCCGAAAAGATCTATCCAGAGATAGCGGCAGCGGCTGCCGTGCGCCGGGCACTTGCCGAGCAGCCGGGGGATGTACTGGTCTTCCTGCCGGGCGAACGGGAGATCCGGCGGACGGAGCAGGAACTGGCCTCCTGTGGTCTTCCGGAGGGAACTGTGCTGCGTCCGCTATATGGCCAGCTGCCGCAGCAGATGCAGGATGAAGCGGTCGCAGCGGCTGTACCGGGAGAACGCAAGGTCGTCCTGGCGACATCCATCGCCGAGACCAGTCTGACGATTCAAGGTGTGCGCACGGTGATTGACACGGGACTAAGACGGACCCAGGTGTTCTCTCCGCGCACCGGCATGCCGCGGCTGACCACAGTGCCGGTCTCGAAGGCCTCGGCGGATCAGCGGCGCGGCCGGGCCGGCCGCACGGCGCCGGGCGTATGCTACAGGCTGTGGAGCCGGGAAGAGCATGACCGCCTTCCGGACGATAACGTGCCGGAGATTATGGAGACCGACCTGGCGCAGCTCGCCCTGGAGCTGGCGCTGTGGGGCGTGCCGGGGCCCGGAGCGCTCGCCTGGCTCGACGCGCCGCCTGCCGCGCCTTACGCGCAGGCCACGGCGCTGCTGCGCCAGCTCGGCGCGCTAGACGCCGGCGGCGCCATCACGCCGCACGGCCGCAGCATGGCCGCGCTAGGCGCGCACCCGCGCATCGCGCACATGCTGCTGCGCGCGGCAGACCTTGCAGCAGCGCCGCTCGCGGCACTGCTCGCGGCGCTGCTGCAGGAGCGGGACCTCTTCAAGGGTCCCGCGGCACTAAGCAGCGACCTCACGCTGCGCGTGGAGGCGCTGCTCGGGTCCGGGCGCTCCGCTGCCGGCGGCGGAGCGGACCCGGCGGCCCTTCGCGCGGTGCAGCGCGAGAGCCGGAACTTCCTGGCGCAGCTGCAGGCAGCGCCGGGCGGACCGCCTGACAACATCAGCCTCAGCGGGCTGCTGTTGTCGTTCGCCTATCCCGACCGCATCGGGCAAAAACGCGGCGATGGCGCGTTTCTGCTCTCCGGAGGTCGGGGGGCGGCGATGCGTGAGGGCCAGCCGCTGGCGCGCTCGCCCTATATTGTGGCGCCCGGCGTGGATGATCGTGCCGGGCAGAGCCGGATCATGCTTGCCGCAGAGCTCTCCGAGCAGGATCTGCTGAAGCATCATGCGGACAGCCTTCTTGAAGAGCGCGAAGTCTACTGGGACAGCGAGAGCGGAAGCGTGAAGGCGCGCAGAGTAACCCGGCTGGGCGCGCTCATCCTGAAGGAGACGACGCATGAACGCGCAACCCCAGAGGAGACGGAACGCGTACTGCTGAAAGTGATTGCCGCAGAAGGGCTGGAACGGCTGCCGTGGGAAAAGGGAACCATCCAGCTGCGCCAGCGGATGGGCTTCCTGCATGCCCTGCGGGCGGACTTTCCGGATATGTCCGATGCTGCGCTGTGCGGTACCCTGGACGAATGGCTGGCCCCGTATATCCACGGAATGCGTAATCTGCGCGATCTGCAGCGTGTGAATCTGACCCAGGCTTTGGAGAGTATGCTGGACTGGAACAGCAGGCAGACGTTGAACAAAGAGGCGCCCACACATATTACCGTGCCTAGCGGGTCGCGTATTCCACTGGATTACAGCAATCCGGGATCTCCGGTATTGGCCGTGAGGCTGCAGGAAATGTTCGGGCAGACCGATACACCGAGGATTGGCGGAGGGAAGATTCCGGTACTGCTGCATCTGTTGTCTCCGGCCAGAAGGCCGATGCAGGTGACCTCAGACCTGGCCAGCTTTTGGCAGGGCACATATTTTGAGGTCAAAAAAGATTTGAAAGGCCGCTATCCTAAGCACTACTGGCCGGATGACCCGCTGCAGGCTATTCCAACCAACCGCACCCGCCCGTCCAAATAA
- a CDS encoding alpha-E domain-containing protein: protein MLNRNAEALFWIGRYIERAENHARLIDVHYHIQQEEDFQAEGHKWSRLIDALGVRNEYLQQFESFAEQDVLSFITLDLGNTNSLFSCVHQARNNLRTLRQHLPSELWDIANSFNLWLGEQSVADIMSSPHQFYQQIKERAAMFLGAEQSVMLRGNEWHFIESGRFLERAENTTRILQAVTVSCKSKDINSIYTQLQAVLKSVSGYQSFRRYYADDMSPECILEFLIVNPQFPRSIRFSFHKLEEHLAKLELDSSEKGSGHEKVIRQAGKIKAELDYMEKEEMSGDLVEDVLQALMLSCQKLGKTMEGAFFRREGVSV, encoded by the coding sequence ATGCTGAATCGCAATGCGGAGGCTTTATTCTGGATTGGCCGGTATATAGAACGGGCCGAGAATCATGCAAGGCTGATCGATGTGCATTATCATATTCAACAGGAAGAGGATTTCCAGGCGGAAGGCCATAAGTGGTCGAGGCTGATTGATGCGCTTGGTGTCCGGAATGAATATCTGCAGCAGTTCGAGAGCTTCGCTGAGCAGGATGTGCTGTCCTTCATCACACTGGATCTCGGTAATACAAATTCATTGTTCTCCTGTGTGCATCAGGCCAGGAACAATCTGCGCACCCTGCGCCAGCATTTGCCCAGTGAGCTGTGGGATATAGCCAACAGCTTCAATCTGTGGCTTGGCGAGCAGTCGGTAGCAGATATTATGAGCAGTCCCCACCAGTTCTATCAGCAGATCAAAGAACGCGCCGCCATGTTCCTCGGAGCAGAACAGTCGGTGATGCTTCGCGGCAACGAATGGCATTTCATTGAAAGTGGCCGGTTCCTGGAACGGGCCGAGAATACGACGCGTATTCTTCAGGCAGTAACGGTATCCTGTAAATCGAAGGATATCAATTCAATCTATACGCAATTGCAAGCGGTGCTGAAATCGGTGAGCGGTTATCAGTCATTCCGCCGGTATTACGCGGATGATATGTCCCCCGAATGCATTTTGGAATTCCTGATTGTGAATCCGCAATTCCCGCGTTCCATAAGATTCTCCTTCCATAAGCTGGAGGAGCATCTGGCTAAGCTGGAGCTGGATAGCTCCGAGAAGGGCTCGGGGCATGAGAAGGTCATCCGTCAGGCGGGGAAGATCAAAGCCGAGCTGGACTATATGGAGAAGGAGGAAATGTCCGGTGACTTGGTTGAGGATGTACTGCAGGCTCTAATGTTATCCTGCCAGAAGCTCGGCAAAACAATGGAGGGTGCATTTTTTCGCCGTGAAGGAGTCTCGGTATGA
- a CDS encoding DUF1801 domain-containing protein → MNEEVTNFIAQIKVPWQLEICSKLRQVIHETIPDVTERIQYGKPHFLKNGKYAAVISTAKGWVSFSIFNAAALEVPEGQFEAGSGDRLTTKLPEGKTVDYELLSSLLKQATASL, encoded by the coding sequence ATGAATGAAGAGGTTACAAATTTCATTGCTCAAATCAAAGTACCCTGGCAATTGGAGATATGCTCTAAGTTACGTCAAGTGATTCACGAAACTATTCCTGACGTGACGGAACGGATTCAATACGGCAAACCGCATTTTCTCAAAAACGGAAAATATGCAGCTGTAATCTCCACCGCCAAAGGCTGGGTGAGCTTCTCCATATTCAATGCAGCAGCGCTGGAGGTGCCTGAAGGCCAATTCGAAGCGGGAAGCGGGGACCGTCTGACAACCAAGCTGCCGGAGGGCAAGACTGTTGATTATGAGCTGCTGTCCTCCTTGCTGAAACAAGCCACGGCTTCACTATAG
- a CDS encoding DnaJ family domain-containing protein, whose amino-acid sequence MAILSWLAEQRIQEAMRSGEFTNLPGHGKPLELEDLSGVPEDLRMSFKIMKNAGLLPEEVSLRAECVTLEELLAACHRSGNSDSGERKELESKLSLKRLRLQALLQERGLDDSAAYMDYGDKIRQRLEGMDE is encoded by the coding sequence ATGGCTATATTATCTTGGCTTGCAGAACAGAGAATTCAGGAGGCCATGCGCAGCGGAGAGTTCACTAATCTGCCTGGGCATGGCAAGCCGCTGGAACTGGAGGATCTCTCGGGAGTGCCTGAGGATCTGCGGATGTCCTTCAAGATCATGAAGAATGCAGGGCTGCTGCCCGAAGAAGTCTCGCTGCGTGCGGAGTGTGTAACCCTGGAAGAATTGCTGGCTGCCTGCCATCGCAGCGGGAACAGCGATAGCGGTGAACGCAAGGAGCTGGAATCTAAGCTGTCCCTGAAGCGCCTGCGTCTGCAGGCACTGCTGCAGGAGCGCGGACTGGACGACAGTGCGGCTTATATGGATTACGGAGATAAGATCCGGCAGCGGCTTGAAGGAATGGACGAGTAA
- a CDS encoding GIY-YIG nuclease family protein yields MDKLRRKELGYNYAHSHRPMGVYRIVNTGNDKAYVGSSLNLDGVWNKHKFMLDINNHDNKELQADWNKYGEAGFRFEVLEQIKPEEDFVADVQELKKYRKMLPELENKWLEQLSPYGERGYHKQKVNRE; encoded by the coding sequence ATGGACAAATTAAGACGCAAAGAGCTGGGATATAATTATGCGCACTCGCACCGGCCGATGGGGGTATACAGAATTGTAAATACCGGCAACGACAAAGCGTATGTAGGAAGCAGCCTGAATCTCGATGGGGTCTGGAACAAGCATAAGTTCATGCTGGATATCAACAACCATGACAACAAGGAGCTGCAGGCCGATTGGAATAAATATGGTGAGGCCGGGTTCCGTTTTGAGGTATTGGAGCAGATTAAGCCAGAAGAAGATTTCGTGGCAGATGTACAGGAATTGAAGAAATACCGCAAAATGCTGCCGGAGCTGGAGAACAAATGGCTGGAGCAGCTATCTCCATACGGGGAGCGGGGTTATCATAAGCAGAAAGTAAACCGGGAATGA
- a CDS encoding DUF2087 domain-containing protein: MRISEKFWNASIAELKQGYTCEGDGHLAVFHCLVCGEPFEKGIIYKDGDSFYEAERFAAQHVDTMHGGMFAWLLTLDKKLTGLTELQKGLLQAFRQSLSDAEAAKELGIGSTSTVRNHRFTLREKVKQARLFLAVMELAEEKPGASSPFVSIPRTAVMVDERFAITEQENTEILGAYFKQGLDGPLSEFPKKQKRKAAILRHLIQRFETGREYSEKEINAVLESAYPDYVTLRRYLIDYGLLDREDDGSSYWVKL; the protein is encoded by the coding sequence ATGCGGATTTCAGAGAAATTCTGGAATGCCTCCATTGCAGAATTGAAGCAGGGCTATACCTGTGAAGGTGACGGGCACCTGGCTGTGTTCCATTGTCTGGTCTGCGGAGAGCCATTCGAGAAGGGGATTATTTATAAGGATGGGGACAGCTTCTATGAAGCTGAGAGGTTCGCAGCTCAGCATGTAGATACCATGCACGGGGGAATGTTCGCTTGGCTGCTTACGCTGGATAAGAAGCTGACCGGATTAACGGAGCTGCAGAAGGGTCTGCTGCAGGCCTTCCGTCAAAGTCTCAGTGACGCTGAGGCCGCCAAAGAGCTGGGAATCGGCAGCACGTCTACAGTCCGCAATCACCGGTTCACCCTTCGGGAGAAGGTGAAGCAGGCCAGGCTTTTCCTGGCTGTAATGGAGCTGGCCGAAGAGAAGCCGGGGGCTTCATCCCCTTTTGTCAGTATTCCGCGTACGGCTGTGATGGTTGATGAACGGTTCGCCATTACTGAACAGGAGAATACCGAGATCTTGGGTGCGTATTTCAAACAGGGCCTGGACGGCCCCTTATCAGAGTTCCCGAAGAAACAGAAACGCAAAGCGGCAATTCTGCGGCATTTGATCCAGCGTTTTGAGACGGGACGCGAGTACAGCGAGAAAGAAATTAACGCCGTGCTGGAATCGGCTTATCCTGATTATGTGACGCTGCGGCGCTACCTGATCGATTACGGACTGCTGGACCGCGAAGATGACGGAAGCAGCTACTGGGTGAAATTATAG
- a CDS encoding circularly permuted type 2 ATP-grasp protein codes for MSKLDPLPGVAPYSLQHFYDEMYADERSIRPHYKHVNRMFSGMSPEELQGKQKLMQRRMMEEGITFTLYNPAQDQPMERTIPFDMIPRIIPKAEWERLEAGIVQRITALNLFIHDIYHEQYIVKDGVVPRRMIISNCYFRPEMTGLRVPGGAYVTTSGIDLIRHHDGEYYVLEDNLRTPSGFSYLFKGRSLMNQLFPELSFASSIRDVDHSLNRFLSVLRSLSPSRTKDPVIALLTPGEYNSAYYEHAFLAQQMGIHLVEGRDLVAQDHKIYLKEMNGLRRVDVLYRRLDDDFIDPLAFQPSSLLGVAGLMNAYRAGNIAIANAPGTGVADDKAMYVYVPDMIRYYLNEEPILGNVPTYLLSRPQERQYVLDNLSEMVVKETSLSGGYGMLIGSEATKQDLVDFRLKILAEPERYIAQPIMSLSRAPVLSGASMAPRHIDLRAFVLMGADRKPHVIPGGLTRVAMREGSLVVNSSQGGGVKDTWVMA; via the coding sequence ATGTCCAAACTAGATCCTTTGCCCGGTGTAGCTCCGTATTCATTGCAGCATTTTTACGATGAAATGTATGCCGATGAACGGAGTATCCGGCCTCATTACAAGCATGTGAACCGCATGTTTTCCGGGATGAGCCCCGAAGAGCTGCAAGGCAAGCAGAAGCTGATGCAGCGTCGGATGATGGAAGAAGGCATTACTTTTACACTCTACAACCCGGCACAGGATCAACCGATGGAGCGGACAATTCCCTTCGACATGATTCCACGGATTATTCCAAAGGCAGAATGGGAGCGGCTTGAAGCTGGCATTGTGCAGCGGATTACAGCACTTAACCTGTTCATTCATGATATTTACCATGAGCAATATATCGTGAAGGATGGGGTTGTCCCCCGGCGGATGATTATATCCAACTGCTATTTCCGGCCGGAAATGACTGGACTTCGGGTCCCTGGCGGTGCTTACGTTACTACCTCGGGGATCGACCTGATCCGCCATCATGACGGTGAGTATTATGTGCTTGAAGATAACTTGCGTACGCCTTCCGGATTTTCCTATTTATTCAAAGGCAGATCCCTTATGAACCAGCTCTTTCCCGAATTATCGTTCGCCAGCTCTATCCGCGATGTGGATCACAGCCTGAACCGGTTCCTGTCGGTACTTCGCAGCCTTTCCCCTTCGCGCACCAAAGATCCGGTGATCGCTTTGCTGACCCCTGGCGAATATAACTCCGCGTATTACGAGCATGCTTTTCTCGCTCAGCAAATGGGCATCCACCTGGTAGAAGGACGGGATCTGGTAGCCCAGGACCACAAGATCTACCTGAAGGAAATGAATGGCTTGCGCCGCGTGGATGTACTGTACCGCCGTTTGGATGATGATTTCATCGATCCTTTGGCTTTTCAGCCCAGCTCACTGCTTGGGGTTGCCGGCTTAATGAATGCCTACCGTGCCGGGAATATCGCAATTGCCAATGCACCAGGAACCGGCGTCGCAGATGACAAGGCCATGTATGTGTATGTGCCGGATATGATCCGTTATTATCTCAATGAAGAACCGATTCTGGGCAATGTTCCGACATACCTGCTATCCCGGCCGCAAGAGCGACAGTACGTGCTGGATAATCTGTCCGAAATGGTGGTGAAGGAGACCTCACTCTCCGGCGGATACGGTATGCTGATCGGAAGCGAGGCGACCAAGCAGGATCTGGTGGATTTCCGGCTCAAAATTCTGGCGGAACCGGAGCGGTATATCGCCCAGCCCATAATGTCGCTGTCCCGTGCACCGGTATTGTCGGGAGCTTCCATGGCGCCGCGCCATATTGATCTTAGAGCGTTCGTGCTAATGGGGGCTGACCGCAAGCCCCATGTGATTCCCGGCGGTCTTACCCGGGTGGCGATGCGCGAAGGCTCGCTGGTCGTGAACTCATCACAAGGCGGCGGAGTGAAGGACACTTGGGTAATGGCCTAG
- a CDS encoding transglutaminase family protein: MKIQINHTTTYTYSEPVTDSVNEIRLTPRTNYRQSCYHHEVEVHPPANLLTYEDFFGNRVHAYSVNKPHTEMVIHTKATVVTLDKAQGADLPHIPLEEQVKLLNDEKFQNRYVEFILPTRYTEVTPELVEFASQHPFEEAEDMYEWTKKLSSTIYEQFTYDPEATSVNTTVKKALKLKRGVCQDYAHLMIAVCRSVGLPSRYVSGYHFVGDLQGGNANFEQASHAWVETHIPGTGWLGFDPTNNVEVSWRYIKLGHGRDYKDIVPVKGVYRGVAGTLTVKVDVRRLDN, translated from the coding sequence ATGAAGATCCAAATCAATCACACAACAACCTACACTTATTCGGAGCCGGTGACGGACAGTGTCAATGAGATCAGGCTGACGCCGCGCACCAATTACCGCCAATCCTGTTACCATCATGAGGTGGAGGTGCACCCGCCGGCCAATCTGTTGACCTATGAAGACTTCTTCGGCAACCGCGTCCATGCCTATTCTGTGAACAAGCCGCATACGGAGATGGTGATCCATACCAAAGCGACGGTGGTGACGCTCGACAAAGCCCAGGGTGCGGACCTGCCGCATATCCCGCTGGAGGAGCAGGTAAAGCTGCTTAATGATGAGAAGTTCCAGAACCGTTATGTGGAGTTTATTCTGCCGACAAGGTATACCGAGGTGACGCCTGAGCTGGTGGAGTTTGCTTCACAGCATCCTTTTGAGGAAGCCGAGGATATGTATGAGTGGACCAAGAAGCTCTCCTCAACGATCTATGAACAGTTCACATATGACCCTGAAGCGACCAGCGTAAACACAACGGTCAAAAAAGCGCTGAAGCTCAAACGCGGGGTCTGTCAGGATTATGCGCATCTGATGATTGCCGTCTGCCGCAGTGTAGGGCTGCCGTCGCGTTATGTGAGCGGGTATCATTTTGTCGGCGATCTGCAGGGAGGCAATGCCAATTTCGAGCAGGCCTCACATGCCTGGGTAGAGACCCATATTCCGGGAACGGGCTGGCTCGGCTTCGATCCGACTAATAATGTTGAAGTCAGCTGGCGGTATATCAAGCTTGGACATGGACGGGATTACAAGGATATTGTTCCGGTCAAAGGCGTCTACCGCGGGGTAGCGGGCACCCTTACTGTTAAAGTGGATGTCCGTCGGCTGGATAATTAA
- a CDS encoding SDR family oxidoreductase: MSPNIAKKQRFLGKTAIITGAGSGIGRAAAIQMAREGANVALFDLVNERTSILEQKLNKQRKDCALAIDVDTSDAVRMEEAVRRTVEHFGGLDIVFANAGINGAVGPIEELSLSDWEKTISVNLTGTFLTLKYSIPHLKEKGKGSIIITSSINGNSRFASFGWSPYSTTKAGQVAFAKMAALELAKFKIRVNVICPGAISTNIDESTEFNEDVESIVIPIEFPEGAQPLADGPGKPENVADLVAFLASDESIHITGAQIVIDGAESLLS, translated from the coding sequence ATGAGCCCAAATATAGCTAAAAAGCAGCGTTTTCTCGGGAAAACGGCCATAATTACAGGTGCGGGCTCGGGGATCGGCAGAGCGGCCGCGATTCAGATGGCGCGTGAAGGTGCGAATGTGGCCTTATTCGATCTGGTGAATGAACGTACCTCGATCCTGGAGCAGAAGCTGAACAAACAGCGCAAAGACTGCGCATTAGCCATTGATGTAGATACTTCGGATGCCGTGCGAATGGAAGAAGCGGTGCGCAGGACCGTGGAGCATTTCGGAGGGCTTGATATTGTCTTCGCGAATGCCGGCATTAACGGAGCAGTCGGTCCGATTGAGGAGCTGAGCCTGAGTGATTGGGAGAAAACCATTTCAGTCAATCTGACGGGTACCTTCCTGACGCTGAAATACAGCATTCCCCACCTGAAGGAGAAGGGCAAAGGCAGCATCATTATCACCAGCTCGATTAACGGCAACAGCAGATTCGCCAGCTTCGGCTGGTCACCATACAGTACAACCAAGGCAGGCCAAGTGGCGTTTGCGAAGATGGCCGCGCTGGAGCTGGCCAAGTTCAAAATCCGTGTGAATGTCATTTGCCCGGGAGCAATATCCACGAATATCGATGAAAGCACAGAGTTCAATGAGGATGTAGAATCGATTGTGATTCCGATTGAATTCCCCGAAGGTGCACAGCCCCTCGCTGACGGTCCAGGTAAACCTGAGAATGTGGCTGATCTGGTGGCGTTCCTGGCCTCAGATGAGTCGATCCATATTACCGGTGCGCAGATTGTTATTGATGGAGCGGAGTCATTGTTATCTTGA
- a CDS encoding GNAT family N-acetyltransferase has protein sequence MSITITKCSAGDLGLLQEISVETFRGTFEHQNSAEVMQTYLEKAFNLEQLNIELSNTASEFYFIYSKGEPAGYLKVNTNEAQSENMGNRSLEIERIYIRRPFHNQGLGKYLINKAIAIAVERNIDKIWLGVWERNGGAIAFYTKMGFVQTGTHCFYMGDEEQTDYIMTKMLNSTAAEGTIITSEKHS, from the coding sequence ATGAGTATAACTATAACAAAATGCTCGGCCGGCGATTTGGGCTTGCTTCAAGAAATTAGTGTTGAGACCTTCAGGGGTACCTTTGAGCATCAAAATTCAGCGGAGGTTATGCAAACCTATTTAGAGAAAGCTTTTAACCTGGAGCAATTAAATATCGAGTTATCTAATACCGCTTCTGAATTCTATTTCATCTACTCCAAAGGCGAGCCTGCCGGGTATTTGAAAGTAAACACGAATGAGGCCCAATCTGAAAATATGGGTAACCGTTCGCTTGAAATCGAGCGGATCTATATCAGGAGGCCTTTTCACAATCAGGGACTTGGAAAATATCTGATAAATAAAGCCATAGCAATTGCGGTTGAGCGGAATATCGATAAAATTTGGCTGGGCGTGTGGGAACGAAACGGGGGTGCGATTGCTTTTTATACAAAAATGGGGTTTGTCCAGACCGGTACGCATTGTTTCTATATGGGCGACGAGGAACAGACTGATTATATAATGACCAAAATGCTTAACAGCACCGCAGCAGAGGGAACAATAATCACTTCAGAAAAGCATTCATAG
- a CDS encoding general stress protein — MTDKIVGVFDTEQEATRAIESLQSQGFTNDNISVITRDRDDLKSISKDTGTMAPEGVATGAATGGVVGGITGLLAGIGALAIPGIGPILAAGPIVATLTGAAIGAGAGGLVGGLIGLGIPEDEARDYEGYVDSGKILVLVDDNGRGRDIHNIFRGNRSLNASRYDSLYADDTVNSTLADRGPTNPDIIPEDTRVGNTLGNRGAMNADRDPDLYNRDKM; from the coding sequence GTGACAGATAAAATCGTAGGTGTATTCGACACAGAACAAGAAGCGACCAGAGCAATTGAAAGTTTACAGAGTCAAGGGTTCACTAACGACAATATTTCAGTAATTACACGGGATCGTGATGATTTAAAAAGCATTTCCAAGGATACAGGAACGATGGCGCCGGAAGGCGTAGCAACAGGAGCGGCAACCGGGGGCGTAGTCGGCGGAATCACCGGATTACTAGCAGGAATCGGCGCACTCGCTATCCCGGGGATAGGACCGATCCTCGCAGCAGGTCCCATTGTAGCCACTTTGACAGGCGCTGCAATTGGCGCAGGTGCAGGCGGACTGGTGGGCGGATTAATCGGACTCGGCATTCCGGAGGATGAAGCCCGTGATTACGAAGGATACGTGGACAGCGGCAAAATCCTCGTCCTCGTTGATGACAACGGCCGCGGCAGGGATATCCATAATATTTTCCGGGGGAACCGTTCCCTCAATGCAAGCCGTTACGACAGCCTCTATGCAGACGATACCGTAAACAGCACACTGGCAGACCGTGGACCTACGAATCCCGATATTATTCCGGAGGATACAAGGGTCGGCAACACGCTGGGTAATAGAGGTGCGATGAACGCCGACAGAGATCCGGACCTCTATAACCGCGACAAAATGTAA
- a CDS encoding helix-turn-helix transcriptional regulator — MAFMIAQRAFIKVYLITMVEQHKGYGYQMLEDLRRDFKAYGYSPPQSEIYRALHELVQQGILFRTKQLKGSDPKVDFQEIVLYHFTADGEEKAKLYKKQVKTDLDRCLGILNKAVADNF; from the coding sequence ATGGCGTTCATGATTGCACAGCGGGCGTTTATAAAGGTATATCTGATTACTATGGTGGAACAGCACAAAGGATACGGTTATCAGATGTTGGAGGATTTGCGGAGAGATTTCAAAGCGTATGGGTATTCCCCTCCCCAAAGTGAAATTTACCGTGCGCTGCATGAATTAGTGCAGCAGGGGATACTTTTCCGCACGAAGCAGCTAAAGGGCAGTGATCCCAAAGTCGATTTTCAGGAGATTGTCCTATATCATTTCACTGCCGACGGGGAGGAGAAGGCCAAGCTGTACAAAAAGCAGGTGAAGACTGATCTGGACCGCTGTCTGGGGATATTGAATAAGGCGGTCGCAGACAACTTTTGA